The Sorangiineae bacterium MSr11954 DNA segment CGGATCGATAGCATTCTGGCGATGGTCGTTCAGCAGGGCGCCAATGAGCTTCGCGTCGGCATCGATCGCGAGCCCAAGATCTTGGCGTACGGTGCGGCCAAGCGCTTCCACATGATGCCGACGTCGGAAGAGACGCTCCGCGAGCTCCTCGGTGAAATCCTCACGCAGGAGCGCGACGAGGCGCTGCGCTCGGCCCGAAAGCTCGAGGTCGCGTACGACGCGGGTGAGCTCGGGCCCTTTCGCGTGACCTTCGTCCTGCGCGCCGACGAGGGCTTCGACGCCGTCTTTCTTCGCGCGCGCGGCCGTCCCGAGGCTGCTCCGACGAGGCTCGCGCCCGTTCCTTCACCGCAGCCGCAGCCGCAGATGCAGCCGCAGCCGCTTCCCGCACGGGAGGTGCGCGACGTGCACGGTGGACGCGAGCTGCGCGACAGCGGTGAGGCGAAAGCGGTGCCCGCGGTCGATTCGGCGCCGGTGTCCGCGCCCGCCGCCGTGTCCGTCGATGGAGCGGCGGCGGCCGTGCCTTGCGAGACCCTGGTGGCGCACGCGGTGGCCATGCGCGCGAGCGATTTGCACCTCCTCGATGGCGACGTTCCGGTGGTGCGCGTCGATGGGGAGCTCCATCGCCTCGAGCACGAAGGCGCCGAGGACGTGGCGGCGCGCCTCGGCTTGGATCCGTCGGCCGTTGCGGCCGTTTCATCGGGCCGGGCGCTCGATTTCACCCTCGAGTCGGCAGACGGTACGCGGGCGCGCGTCAATGTGTATCGCACCTCGCGCGGCATCGCGGCCGCGCTTCGCTTCGTCTCGCGCGGGGCGCCGGCGCTCTCGTCCTTGGGGCTCCCGCTGCCCATCGACGATCTGGTCGACTTGCCGCACGGCCTCGTCATCGTGTGCGGCGCCACCGGCTCGGGTAAGTCGACCACCTTGGCCGCGCTCGCTCAAGCCGCGCTCGCGCGCCGATCCATCGTCTTGCTGACCCTGGAGGATCCCATCGAGTTCACCTTGGCGAGCGGACCGCGCTCGCTCGTCCGCCAGCGCCAGATTGGCCGCGATGTCCGCGATTTCCCGAGCGGCCTTCGCGACGCGCTCCGCGAGGATCCCGACGTGCTCGTCCTCGGCGAGATGCGCGATCCGGAGACGATCTCGCTCGCGATCACGGCCGCCGAGACCGGGCACCTGGTGCTGACCAGCCTTCACTGCGGCGGCGTCGCATCGGCCATCGAGCGCATCG contains these protein-coding regions:
- a CDS encoding PilT/PilU family type 4a pilus ATPase, giving the protein MARIDSILAMVVQQGANELRVGIDREPKILAYGAAKRFHMMPTSEETLRELLGEILTQERDEALRSARKLEVAYDAGELGPFRVTFVLRADEGFDAVFLRARGRPEAAPTRLAPVPSPQPQPQMQPQPLPAREVRDVHGGRELRDSGEAKAVPAVDSAPVSAPAAVSVDGAAAAVPCETLVAHAVAMRASDLHLLDGDVPVVRVDGELHRLEHEGAEDVAARLGLDPSAVAAVSSGRALDFTLESADGTRARVNVYRTSRGIAAALRFVSRGAPALSSLGLPLPIDDLVDLPHGLVIVCGATGSGKSTTLAALAQAALARRSIVLLTLEDPIEFTLASGPRSLVRQRQIGRDVRDFPSGLRDALREDPDVLVLGEMRDPETISLAITAAETGHLVLTSLHCGGVASAIERIVDAYPPERQQQVRIQLADTLRAAVAQRLVPRARGVGRVLAAEVLRTNHAVANMIREGKTAQVASVLHSGKREGMIALERHLADRIRSGEVRPEDGRAVANDPDSLAMFLSR